The Mycolicibacterium boenickei genome has a segment encoding these proteins:
- a CDS encoding NAD(P)H-quinone oxidoreductase, protein MHAIVASTNGHLTWENVADVEAANDEILIRVHAAGVNRADLLQAAGKYPPPPGASDTIGLEVSGTVAAVGANVTDWSVGQQVCALLAGGGYAEYVAVPAEQVLPLPDGVALRDSAGLPEVACTVWSNLVMTAGLTAGQIVLLHGGASGIGTHGTQVAHALGARVAVTAGSAEKLAVCRELGADITINYRDEDFVERVRAETGGAGVDVILDIMGAAYLDRNIDALAAGGRLVIIGMQGGIKAELNIAKLLGKRAGVIATSLRPRPVHGPGGKGEVVRAVLDNVWPMIADGRVRPIIGAELPIQEAQRAHELLASGEVSGKIVLTV, encoded by the coding sequence ATGCATGCAATTGTTGCGTCCACCAACGGCCATCTGACCTGGGAAAACGTCGCTGATGTCGAAGCAGCAAACGACGAAATCTTGATCCGGGTCCACGCCGCCGGCGTCAATCGCGCCGACCTGCTCCAAGCCGCGGGCAAGTATCCGCCCCCGCCAGGCGCCAGCGACACCATCGGATTGGAGGTTTCGGGGACCGTCGCAGCCGTCGGTGCGAATGTTACCGACTGGTCAGTTGGGCAACAGGTGTGCGCATTGCTCGCCGGGGGCGGCTACGCCGAGTACGTCGCCGTACCGGCCGAACAAGTGTTGCCATTGCCTGATGGCGTTGCTCTCCGGGACTCCGCAGGACTGCCCGAGGTGGCCTGCACGGTGTGGTCGAACCTCGTGATGACCGCCGGCTTGACGGCCGGTCAGATCGTGCTGCTGCACGGCGGCGCCAGCGGCATCGGCACCCACGGCACCCAGGTCGCCCACGCGCTCGGCGCCCGCGTCGCGGTCACGGCCGGCTCGGCCGAGAAGCTCGCGGTGTGCCGCGAATTGGGCGCCGACATCACCATCAACTACCGCGACGAGGACTTCGTGGAGCGGGTGCGGGCCGAAACCGGCGGTGCGGGCGTCGACGTGATCCTCGACATCATGGGAGCGGCCTACCTGGACCGCAATATCGACGCCCTGGCCGCCGGCGGACGGCTGGTGATCATCGGCATGCAGGGCGGCATCAAGGCCGAGCTGAACATCGCAAAACTGCTGGGAAAACGGGCCGGTGTCATCGCCACCTCGCTGCGTCCCCGGCCGGTGCACGGCCCCGGCGGCAAGGGCGAAGTGGTGCGGGCGGTGCTCGACAATGTCTGGCCGATGATCGCCGACGGACGGGTGCGTCCGATCATCGGCGCCGAACTGCCCATCCAGGAGGCCCAGCGGGCGCATGAGTTACTGGCTTCCGGCGAGGTGTCGGGAAAGATCGTGCTGACGGTCTAG
- a CDS encoding cutinase family protein: MNRVGRWLGAVASAAFVTGGCIAAAGQASADSCADVQVVFARGTFEPPGVGGVGDAFVDALRARTGGKSVDVYAVNYPASLDFATAADGVADASNKVRATVAACPDTKIVLGGFSQGAAVAAYLTEDTVPQGFVLPPSISGPLPAEVADHVAAVALFGKPSSGFLQMIYTGAPPITVGSRYAAKTDDLCIPEDPVCSPTGGDNNAHNLYAINGLTDQAADYVAGKLGVKRADQSVDQAAGR; encoded by the coding sequence ATGAATCGGGTTGGTCGTTGGTTGGGCGCGGTGGCGTCGGCGGCATTCGTGACCGGCGGGTGTATAGCCGCCGCCGGTCAGGCCTCCGCGGACTCCTGTGCTGATGTGCAGGTGGTATTCGCCCGGGGCACGTTCGAACCGCCTGGCGTCGGCGGCGTCGGCGACGCGTTCGTCGATGCGTTGCGGGCCAGGACCGGTGGCAAGTCGGTCGATGTCTACGCGGTGAATTACCCAGCGTCGCTTGACTTTGCGACCGCGGCCGACGGCGTGGCCGATGCGAGCAACAAAGTCCGCGCCACTGTGGCGGCCTGTCCCGACACCAAGATCGTGCTGGGCGGTTTCTCGCAGGGTGCGGCGGTGGCCGCCTACCTGACCGAGGACACGGTGCCGCAGGGGTTCGTGTTGCCGCCGAGCATCAGCGGCCCGCTTCCGGCGGAGGTGGCTGATCACGTCGCCGCGGTGGCGTTGTTCGGTAAGCCGTCGAGCGGCTTCCTGCAGATGATCTACACCGGCGCACCGCCGATCACGGTCGGCTCCCGGTACGCCGCCAAGACCGATGATCTGTGCATCCCGGAGGATCCGGTGTGTTCCCCCACCGGCGGTGACAACAATGCGCACAATCTGTACGCGATCAACGGGTTGACGGATCAGGCCGCGGATTACGTGGCGGGCAAGCTTGGCGTCAAGCGGGCGGACCAGAGCGTCGACCAGGCCGCCGGGCGGTAG
- a CDS encoding FadR/GntR family transcriptional regulator — protein sequence MSLVDSAVERLRNEICSGTWPIGSKIPSESELGGVLGVSRPSIREALRSLVHLGLIETRQGDGTYVIADDQTTVAMSQAIARARDRDKSVVFRSLDMLAAREAASNRTAEDLSALRGHLDARRAASAAADAGSFARHDVAFHVCVARATHNSLLAALYQSFEDTLHKAVGLAAGDGCAGDPRSDSHEQLFWAIQRGDQRSAIKAAGGALDTH from the coding sequence GTGTCGCTGGTCGACTCGGCCGTAGAGCGTTTGCGTAATGAGATCTGCAGCGGGACGTGGCCTATCGGCAGCAAGATCCCGTCAGAATCCGAATTGGGCGGAGTTCTCGGCGTCAGCCGGCCTTCGATTCGTGAGGCGTTGCGGTCGCTGGTTCATCTCGGTCTCATCGAGACCCGTCAGGGGGACGGGACCTATGTCATCGCTGACGACCAGACCACGGTCGCGATGAGTCAGGCGATTGCCAGGGCTCGCGATCGGGATAAGAGCGTGGTCTTCCGGTCTCTCGACATGCTCGCGGCCCGGGAAGCGGCGAGTAACCGTACGGCGGAAGATCTTTCGGCCTTACGTGGTCATCTCGACGCGCGCCGCGCCGCCAGTGCCGCCGCGGATGCCGGCTCCTTCGCCCGTCACGACGTCGCCTTCCATGTCTGCGTGGCGCGGGCCACGCACAACAGCCTGCTGGCAGCGCTGTATCAGAGCTTCGAGGACACGCTGCACAAGGCGGTCGGCCTCGCCGCGGGGGACGGCTGTGCCGGCGATCCGCGTTCCGATTCCCACGAACAGTTGTTCTGGGCGATCCAGCGCGGCGATCAGCGTTCGGCGATCAAGGCCGCGGGCGGGGCGCTCGACACGCACTGA
- a CDS encoding acyl-ACP desaturase — MDAQSGVLHELEPVVASNLDRHLSMAREWFPHDYVPWSRGRDFAFLDGEDWQPEDSPLNHVAKVAMTVNLLTEDNLPSYHREIATRFSRDGAWGTWVGQWTAEEGRHSIALRDYLVVTRGVDPVALERLRMAHTVAGYDSGDKTPLQAMAYVSFQELATRVSHRNTGRASGCPIADQLLARIAADENLHMVFYRNLMAAALDIAPDDSMKAIRDEVVNFAMPGLGMADFAQNAITIAKAGIYDLRVHHDDVVQPVLRFWRIFDRTDFGPEGEKAREELAQFLGVVDERARYYEEKRERVGAAS, encoded by the coding sequence ATGGACGCCCAAAGCGGAGTGCTCCACGAACTCGAACCGGTTGTCGCGAGCAATCTCGACCGGCATCTGTCGATGGCGCGGGAATGGTTCCCGCACGACTACGTCCCATGGAGCCGGGGGCGCGACTTCGCCTTCCTGGACGGGGAGGACTGGCAGCCCGAGGATTCGCCCCTGAACCACGTCGCCAAGGTGGCCATGACGGTCAACCTGCTGACCGAGGACAATCTGCCGTCCTATCACCGTGAGATCGCCACGCGGTTCTCCCGCGACGGCGCCTGGGGGACCTGGGTAGGGCAGTGGACGGCAGAAGAGGGCCGCCACAGCATCGCGTTGCGCGATTACCTCGTCGTCACGCGCGGAGTGGATCCCGTTGCGCTGGAACGTCTTCGCATGGCCCATACGGTCGCCGGGTACGACTCCGGTGACAAGACGCCGCTGCAGGCGATGGCCTATGTGTCGTTCCAGGAGCTGGCCACCCGGGTGTCTCACCGCAACACCGGGCGGGCGTCGGGTTGTCCGATCGCCGACCAGTTGCTGGCCCGGATCGCCGCGGACGAGAACCTGCACATGGTCTTCTATCGCAATCTGATGGCCGCCGCGCTGGACATCGCGCCCGACGACTCGATGAAGGCCATCCGCGACGAGGTGGTGAACTTCGCCATGCCGGGGCTCGGAATGGCCGACTTCGCGCAGAACGCCATCACCATCGCGAAGGCCGGCATCTACGATCTGCGCGTCCATCACGACGACGTGGTGCAACCGGTGCTGCGCTTCTGGCGGATCTTCGATCGGACCGACTTCGGGCCGGAGGGTGAGAAGGCTCGCGAGGAGCTTGCCCAGTTCCTCGGCGTGGTCGACGAGCGGGCCCGCTACTACGAGGAGAAGCGCGAGCGGGTCGGAGCCGCCTCGTAG
- a CDS encoding cysteine desulfurase-like protein: protein MAYDVARVRGLHPSLGDGWVHFDAQHGMLVPDSVATTVSTAFRGSMPTAVGPHPSARRSAAVLTAARQAVADLVNADPRGVVLGADRAQLLTALAEASSSRVGLGYEVVVTRLDDEANIAPWLRAANRYGAKVKWAEVDIETGELPTWQWEGLIDKPTRLVAIASASSTLGTVTDLGEVTKLTHEVGGMVVVDHSAAAPYRLIDINEIDADVVALNAVPWGGPPIGALVFRDPSTLDSLASVSLDPHATGPARLEVGMHQYGLLGGVVASIEYLSNLDDSASGSRRERLAVSMRSANAYLDRLFEYLVASLRSLPLVMVIGRPESQIPVLSFVVRDIPAERVVQRLADNGILAISNASSRVLDVIGVNDIGGAVTVGLSHYSTGAEVDQLVRALASLG from the coding sequence ATGGCATACGACGTCGCCCGGGTACGGGGCTTGCACCCGTCGTTGGGCGATGGGTGGGTTCACTTTGACGCCCAGCACGGCATGTTGGTGCCCGACTCGGTCGCGACGACGGTCTCCACCGCCTTCCGCGGCTCGATGCCGACCGCTGTCGGGCCGCACCCATCTGCCCGCCGCAGTGCGGCCGTCCTCACCGCTGCCCGCCAAGCTGTCGCCGACCTGGTCAACGCCGATCCGCGGGGTGTGGTGCTCGGTGCGGACCGGGCTCAGTTGCTGACCGCGTTGGCCGAGGCGTCTTCGAGCCGGGTCGGCCTCGGTTACGAGGTGGTGGTCACCCGCCTGGACGACGAGGCGAACATCGCGCCGTGGCTGCGGGCCGCGAATCGCTATGGCGCCAAGGTCAAGTGGGCCGAGGTCGACATCGAGACCGGTGAGCTGCCGACCTGGCAGTGGGAAGGGCTGATCGACAAGCCGACCCGCCTGGTGGCCATCGCATCGGCATCGTCGACGTTGGGAACCGTCACCGATCTGGGCGAGGTGACGAAGCTCACCCACGAGGTCGGCGGAATGGTCGTCGTCGATCACTCGGCGGCGGCTCCGTACCGGCTGATCGACATCAACGAGATCGACGCCGACGTGGTCGCCCTCAACGCGGTGCCGTGGGGCGGCCCGCCGATCGGCGCGCTGGTGTTCCGCGACCCGTCGACGCTCGATTCGTTGGCCTCGGTGTCGCTGGACCCGCACGCCACCGGTCCGGCCCGCCTCGAGGTGGGTATGCACCAGTACGGCCTTCTGGGCGGCGTGGTGGCCAGCATCGAGTACCTGTCGAATCTCGATGATTCGGCCAGCGGCTCGCGGCGTGAGCGGCTGGCCGTGTCGATGCGGTCGGCGAATGCGTACCTGGACCGGCTGTTCGAGTACCTGGTTGCCTCGCTGCGCTCGTTGCCGTTGGTCATGGTGATCGGGCGGCCGGAGTCGCAGATTCCGGTGCTGAGCTTCGTCGTGCGCGACATCCCGGCCGAACGGGTGGTGCAGCGGTTGGCCGACAACGGCATCCTGGCGATCTCGAATGCCAGCTCCCGCGTGCTCGACGTGATCGGCGTCAACGACATCGGTGGCGCGGTGACGGTCGGGCTGTCGCACTACTCGACGGGCGCCGAGGTCGATCAGCTCGTGCGGGCGCTGGCCTCGCTGGGCTGA
- the pdxR gene encoding MocR-like pyridoxine biosynthesis transcription factor PdxR, whose product MATSGTSSAPELLVELDRGSKQPLHRQLADGLRDGIRSGRLTPGTRMPSSRVLSADLGVSRRLVVEAYGQLTAEGFLHSNQGGCTRVAAVDVTPADRVRSDRARPRFDIDFAPGSPDLTSFPRQAWLRAMRQGLAEIESSALGYVAPHGLPAARTAVADYLQRTRGVVADPRLVVLCSGATQAIALLARCLDGPMATEDPGFWLHRMVLRHNGIDPLPIPVDGSGIDVGALAASGATTALTTPAHQSPTGVVLSAARRTELLEWAQPGRLIIEDDYDAEYRYDRAPVGALQGVAPDRVIYLGSTSKTLAPGLRIGWMVVPGHLIERIRTAKSLADTGSSVMDQIAFSQFLTSGGYDRHLRQMRRRYPARREALLAALARHLPQAEVLGAAAGVHLTVRFPAGFPLAELTRRAAESRIRLEPLGPCYADTATAPPGLILGYANVTESQIATGVELLGQIARELAAA is encoded by the coding sequence ATGGCAACTTCGGGTACCAGTTCGGCCCCGGAACTGCTGGTCGAACTCGACCGGGGCAGCAAGCAGCCCTTGCATCGTCAGCTCGCCGACGGACTCCGCGACGGCATCCGGTCCGGCCGCCTCACTCCCGGTACCCGCATGCCGTCGAGCCGCGTCTTGTCGGCCGACCTCGGGGTGTCGCGCCGGCTCGTGGTCGAGGCCTACGGTCAGCTCACCGCCGAGGGTTTCCTGCACAGCAACCAGGGCGGCTGCACCCGGGTGGCGGCCGTCGACGTCACGCCCGCGGACCGTGTCCGGTCCGACCGGGCCCGCCCGCGCTTCGACATCGACTTCGCACCGGGCTCACCCGACCTCACCAGTTTCCCGCGTCAGGCCTGGCTGCGGGCCATGCGGCAAGGCCTGGCCGAGATCGAGTCCAGCGCGCTCGGTTACGTGGCTCCGCACGGGCTGCCTGCCGCGCGCACCGCGGTGGCCGACTACCTGCAGCGCACCCGGGGCGTGGTCGCCGACCCACGGCTCGTGGTGTTGTGCTCGGGTGCAACGCAAGCCATCGCACTGCTGGCCCGATGCCTGGACGGCCCCATGGCGACAGAGGATCCCGGATTCTGGCTACACCGGATGGTGCTGCGGCACAACGGTATCGATCCACTGCCCATCCCGGTGGACGGCAGCGGCATCGACGTCGGCGCGCTGGCCGCCAGCGGGGCGACCACGGCGCTGACCACCCCGGCGCACCAATCGCCGACCGGGGTGGTGCTCTCGGCGGCCCGGCGCACCGAGCTGCTGGAATGGGCACAACCCGGACGGTTGATCATCGAGGACGACTACGACGCCGAGTACCGCTACGACCGGGCCCCGGTGGGCGCATTGCAGGGCGTCGCACCCGATCGGGTGATCTACCTCGGCTCCACCAGCAAGACCCTGGCGCCCGGACTGCGCATCGGCTGGATGGTGGTGCCCGGCCATCTGATCGAGCGGATCAGAACGGCCAAAAGCCTTGCCGACACCGGTAGTTCGGTGATGGATCAAATCGCGTTCAGCCAGTTCCTGACCTCCGGCGGCTACGACCGCCACCTCCGTCAGATGCGTCGCCGGTATCCGGCCCGACGGGAAGCCCTGCTGGCCGCGCTCGCGCGCCACCTGCCGCAGGCCGAGGTTCTCGGTGCGGCCGCGGGAGTACACCTGACCGTGCGGTTCCCGGCCGGCTTCCCCCTCGCGGAGCTCACCCGGCGCGCCGCAGAGTCACGTATCCGACTCGAACCCCTGGGGCCCTGTTACGCCGACACCGCGACCGCGCCACCCGGACTGATCCTGGGCTACGCCAACGTCACCGAATCCCAGATCGCCACCGGCGTGGAGCTGCTCGGTCAGATCGCACGCGAATTGGCTGCGGCCTGA
- a CDS encoding glycine-rich domain-containing protein, producing MITLRKARARHTAGQVIADLELPEAVFKTCPWQPRELVEVGLRQWFRCCAVALRDGQIIGMPSRAVDEAWHGLILCTVRYAAFCDAAYGEFLHHHPEGGAPPAAPAVGECVDEQLRRTVIAWSMVAEPGERCVLWDLDSRLGLDEPWGISAHRVADIDAALAAGCGSIRP from the coding sequence ATGATCACGCTGCGGAAGGCCCGCGCCCGGCATACCGCCGGGCAGGTCATCGCCGATCTGGAGTTGCCGGAGGCGGTATTCAAGACCTGCCCCTGGCAACCGCGTGAACTCGTCGAAGTCGGCCTGCGGCAGTGGTTTCGATGCTGCGCGGTAGCACTACGCGACGGTCAGATCATCGGAATGCCCTCGCGCGCAGTCGATGAAGCCTGGCATGGCCTGATCCTGTGCACTGTGCGCTATGCGGCATTCTGTGACGCCGCCTACGGGGAGTTCCTGCACCACCATCCCGAGGGCGGTGCTCCGCCCGCCGCCCCAGCGGTCGGCGAATGCGTGGATGAACAGTTGCGCCGCACCGTCATCGCTTGGTCCATGGTCGCTGAGCCGGGTGAACGGTGCGTCCTGTGGGATCTGGACTCTCGCCTCGGGCTCGATGAGCCATGGGGCATCAGTGCGCACCGGGTCGCGGACATCGACGCGGCACTGGCCGCCGGCTGTGGAAGCATTCGGCCATGA
- a CDS encoding FadR/GntR family transcriptional regulator: protein MKQIARSSVVDAVVDQLRQRIHNGTWPIGMKIPTEVKLIEMLGVSRPSLREAVRSLVQLGLLETRQGDGTYVVAKDEVKVALQNVMRAADLDEVTAVRQSLDSLAAAQAASRRTDDDLAELRAALDGRRAAVRDGDVDAFVEHDVAFHLGIARVSGNSLLCSLYQSFEGVLRDSIRRFNYPVVVDDPSSEMHERILLAIERADAEAAATAARGLLEAHKHDGSGSVG from the coding sequence ATGAAGCAGATAGCTCGGTCATCGGTGGTGGACGCCGTTGTCGATCAGCTTCGCCAGCGCATCCACAACGGGACCTGGCCGATCGGCATGAAGATACCCACCGAGGTCAAGCTCATCGAGATGCTCGGTGTGAGCCGCCCTTCTCTGCGTGAGGCAGTGCGGTCGCTCGTTCAGCTCGGGCTGCTGGAGACCCGGCAGGGCGACGGCACCTATGTCGTGGCCAAGGATGAGGTCAAGGTGGCGCTGCAGAACGTCATGCGGGCCGCCGATTTGGACGAGGTCACCGCGGTGCGCCAGTCCCTGGATTCGCTTGCCGCGGCGCAAGCCGCGAGCCGCCGTACGGATGACGACCTGGCCGAGTTGAGGGCCGCCTTGGACGGGCGTCGCGCAGCGGTCCGGGACGGCGATGTCGATGCCTTCGTCGAACATGATGTGGCGTTCCACCTCGGGATCGCCCGGGTGTCGGGAAACAGCCTGCTGTGCAGTCTCTATCAGAGTTTCGAAGGCGTGCTGCGCGACTCGATCCGGCGGTTCAATTATCCGGTGGTCGTGGACGACCCGAGCAGCGAGATGCACGAGCGGATTCTGCTGGCGATCGAACGGGCCGATGCCGAGGCTGCGGCAACGGCCGCGCGCGGCTTGCTCGAGGCTCACAAACACGACGGAAGCGGATCTGTCGGCTGA
- a CDS encoding linear amide C-N hydrolase → MCTRVIWPEAGDAVLVGRNMDFHKDLMTNLWKQPRGVDRDDAVSGKLTWTSKYGSVIASAFDITSVDGLNEAGLAGHILWLAESTYGEPDSSRTQLGQAIWLQYFLDNFATVADAVAWIAETDVQVVQMDDPTGGARPGLHLALDDATGDSAIIEYVDGHARVYHSRDYRVMTNSPTFDQQLELVKSFTGLGGAQPLPGSTLASDRFARASYYASRLPTPSSQVEAIAGMFSVIRNAAQPFRIPDPGKPDASQTIWQVVLDLTNKRYVYESTTRPNIVWVDLADLDFSEGSPQLKLDLIGELAIQGGIAGNVADKFADKGPMTFLSLKIMEALEAAEKHEA, encoded by the coding sequence ATGTGCACGCGAGTCATCTGGCCCGAGGCCGGAGATGCGGTCCTGGTCGGCCGGAACATGGACTTCCACAAAGACCTGATGACCAACCTGTGGAAGCAACCCCGAGGCGTCGACCGTGACGACGCGGTGTCCGGCAAGCTCACCTGGACCTCGAAGTACGGCAGCGTCATCGCCTCCGCCTTCGACATCACCTCTGTGGACGGACTGAACGAGGCGGGCCTGGCGGGGCACATCCTGTGGCTGGCCGAATCGACCTACGGCGAACCCGATTCCTCGCGAACCCAGCTCGGTCAGGCCATCTGGCTGCAGTACTTCCTCGACAACTTCGCCACCGTCGCCGACGCCGTCGCCTGGATCGCCGAGACCGACGTGCAGGTGGTGCAGATGGACGATCCCACCGGCGGCGCCCGGCCCGGCCTGCACCTGGCCCTCGACGACGCAACCGGCGACTCGGCCATCATCGAGTACGTCGACGGCCACGCTCGGGTGTACCACTCGCGGGACTACCGGGTGATGACCAATTCACCGACCTTCGATCAGCAGCTGGAGCTGGTGAAGTCGTTCACCGGTCTCGGCGGCGCCCAGCCACTCCCGGGCTCCACCCTGGCCAGTGACCGCTTCGCCCGAGCCAGCTACTACGCCAGCCGGCTGCCCACGCCATCCAGTCAGGTCGAGGCCATCGCGGGCATGTTCTCGGTGATCCGCAACGCCGCGCAGCCCTTCCGCATCCCCGACCCAGGGAAACCCGATGCCTCGCAGACCATTTGGCAAGTGGTGCTCGACCTCACCAACAAGCGCTACGTCTACGAGTCCACCACCCGCCCCAACATCGTGTGGGTGGACCTGGCCGATCTCGACTTCTCCGAGGGCAGCCCGCAACTCAAGCTCGACCTGATCGGCGAGCTCGCGATACAGGGCGGCATCGCGGGCAACGTGGCCGACAAGTTCGCCGACAAGGGCCCCATGACCTTCCTCTCGTTGAAGATCATGGAAGCGCTGGAGGCGGCCGAGAAGCACGAGGCCTGA
- a CDS encoding DUF2200 domain-containing protein — protein MEHRIFGTAVAAVYPHYLAKMQRKGRTQAELDEAICWLTGFDQTTLRDHLDDETTFSEFFAAASLNPNASLITGVVCGVKVQEIEDPLMRKIRYLDKLVDELARGKPMNKVLRTA, from the coding sequence ATGGAGCACCGGATCTTCGGCACCGCCGTCGCCGCGGTGTACCCGCACTACCTGGCGAAGATGCAGCGCAAGGGCCGCACACAGGCCGAACTCGACGAGGCCATCTGCTGGCTGACCGGCTTCGATCAGACGACGCTGCGGGACCACCTCGATGACGAGACCACGTTTTCGGAGTTCTTCGCCGCCGCCTCGCTGAACCCGAACGCCTCGCTGATCACCGGCGTCGTATGCGGGGTGAAGGTCCAGGAGATCGAGGATCCGCTGATGCGGAAGATCCGCTACCTCGACAAGCTCGTCGACGAACTCGCACGCGGCAAGCCGATGAACAAGGTGCTGCGCACCGCGTAG
- a CDS encoding MarR family winged helix-turn-helix transcriptional regulator encodes MAGMIAGRTAGDMPGLDIAEQRSWQNYLDSALRMYATLNRSLVDAHHLTLNDVRLLDILDKSSTGSARMGDLAERLMSLPSRVTRQIRRLEVQNLVTRCASPDDGRGVVATITEEGRVAVREAMVTYGQGVRSHFLGRLSRPQIAAMGENCRRISVALKSGAPPAHIGRV; translated from the coding sequence ATGGCGGGGATGATTGCGGGGCGCACGGCGGGTGACATGCCGGGCCTGGACATCGCCGAGCAGAGGTCATGGCAGAACTACCTCGACTCGGCGTTGCGAATGTATGCGACCTTGAACCGGTCGCTGGTGGACGCACATCACCTGACCCTCAACGATGTGCGCCTGCTCGACATCTTGGACAAGTCGTCGACCGGGTCTGCCCGGATGGGCGATCTGGCCGAGCGGTTGATGTCTCTGCCCAGCCGGGTGACCCGGCAGATCCGGCGGCTGGAAGTGCAGAACCTGGTCACCAGGTGCGCCAGTCCCGACGATGGGCGCGGAGTGGTCGCCACGATCACCGAAGAGGGCCGGGTCGCAGTTCGTGAGGCGATGGTGACGTACGGACAGGGTGTCCGGTCACACTTTCTCGGCAGGCTCTCGCGTCCGCAGATCGCGGCGATGGGGGAGAACTGCCGCCGGATCAGTGTCGCGCTGAAGAGCGGAGCGCCGCCCGCCCACATCGGTCGGGTGTAA